The following are encoded together in the Oncorhynchus masou masou isolate Uvic2021 chromosome 5, UVic_Omas_1.1, whole genome shotgun sequence genome:
- the chchd4a gene encoding mitochondrial intermembrane space import and assembly protein 40 gives MSYCKQEGKDRIIFVTKEDHEAPSIAELIADDPNDPYEDQGLILPSGEINWNCPCLGGMASGPCGTQFKEAFSCFHYSNEEVKGSECIDNFRAMQECMQKYPELYPQEDENEGADAAAPPLVDSTAPVPTEDSSPASVPSSNSTPSPPTPESAPSSDNTPPTDSQAAS, from the exons ATGTCGTACTGCAAGCAAGAGG GTAAAGATCGCATTATTTTTGTTACCAAGGAAGACCATGAAGCGCCCAGCATTGCTGAGCTCATTGCAGATGACCCCAATGACCCCTACGAAGATCAGG GCCTGATCCTGCCCAGTGGGGAGATCAACTGGAACTGTCCATGCCTGGGAGGGATGGCTAGCGGGCCCTGTGGGACACAGTTCAAGGAGGCCTTCTCCTGCTTCCACTACAGCAATGAAGAGGTGAAGGGTTCAGAGTGTATCGACAACTTCCGTGCTATGCAGGAGTGTATGCAGAAGTACCCCGAGCTCTACCCCCAGGAGGACGAGAATGAGGGAGCTGACGCTGCTGCCCCTCCCCTTGTTGATTCTACTGCCCCTGTGCCCACTGAGGACTCTTCCCCAGCCTCAGTGCCCTCTAGTAACTCTACCCCGTCCCCACCAACACCTGAATCTGCCCCGTCATCTGACAATACACCACCAACAGACAGCCAGGCTGCCAGCTAA
- the si:dkey-202e22.2 gene encoding LOW QUALITY PROTEIN: netrin-4 (The sequence of the model RefSeq protein was modified relative to this genomic sequence to represent the inferred CDS: inserted 1 base in 1 codon): MKRFEGRLRFEMLAINCALIVAFMHSGTASRCVDHACSPPMGNLASGRTLTTLSGCCGNGSHHSPCPTPLHTCPDHLHPPAHMVDDPFLHPDTWWGSGVGTDQEEVRLDLETHFCLTHVVLLFHSPRPAAMAMERSQDFGQTWETLKLFAQNCSLAFGLPDDTSQHGSRCTSRYSSAKPCSRGEVIFRTLGPGGLVDPYSPEGLSQLTLTNLRLRLLKAQTCPLSTLQTSCGPESSPSXLPPQPSSEAPASAPFAIYTLLARGTCLCHGHAEHCLPHRGGQDTLKDMVAGRCVCTHHTAGEHCERCGPLYNDQSWKPANGSSGEPHPCHRCECHGHAESCHFSKRAWLSLEGTSGGVCDDCQHNTAGRRCQRCRHGYHRQPAMPLNSPHICTRCWCDPLGSLPAISGEEGRWCHPRSGQCHCRPGVGGTGCNHCLPGYWGFGGEGCKPCACPQNCDPHTGLCLDSYANNQVLNIPMGGKILAMDHALTTEGEPVWSKQLAVSALHYTGKCSCKERKLRSVSDLCKTKYAYVIKASVLSAHDKGSHAEVQVKVCKVLRSGQVPLSQGTHSIYPLSWTSRGCTCPILNPGVEYLLAGPEEVETERLLVTMQSVVVPWTPQLGTHISEGLRQGCPEHPLQTHNRAI; the protein is encoded by the exons ATGAAACGATTTGAAGGTCGCCTTCGATTTGAGATGCTGGCGATTAACTGCGCTTTAATTGTAGCGTTCATGCACAGCGGGACAG CCTCCAGGTGTGTAGACCATGCCTGCAGTCCTCCCATGGGCAACCTGGCCAGTGGTAGGACCCTCACCACCCTCTCAGGCTGCTGTGGGAATGGGTCCCACCACTCCCCATGCCCCACTCCCCTCCACACCTGTCCAGATCATCTCCACCCTCCTGCCCACATGGTGGATGATCCCTTCCTGCATCCAGACACCTGGTGGGGCTCGGGCGTGGGCACTGACCAGGAGGAGGTCCGTCTGGACCTGGAGACCCATTTCTGTCTGACCCATGTGGTGCTGCTGTTCCACTCACCCAGGCCTGCTGCCATGGCCATGGAGCGCTCGCAGGACTTCGGCCAGACGTGGGAAACACTCAAGCTATTTGCACAGAACTGCAGTCTGGCGTTTGGTCTTCCTGATGACACCAGTCAGCATGGCTCGCGGTGTACGTCCCGGTACTCCAGTGCCAAGCCGTGCAGCAGGGGAGAG GTGATATTTCGGACTCTGGGTCCTGGTGGATTAGTTGACCCCTACAGTCCAGAGGGCCTTTCCCAGCTGACCCTCACCAACCTCCGCCTCAGACTTCTCAAGGCTCAGACCTGCCCATTATCT ACTCTTCAAACCTCCTGCGGACCTGAatcttcccctt ccctccccccccagcccagctcagaGGCCCCTGCCTCAGCCCCATTTGCCATTTACACTCTCCTGGCTCGGGGGACCTGTCTCTGTCATGGCCATGCAGAACACTGCTTACCCCACAGAGGTGGACAGGACACACTGAAGGACATG GTGGCTGGCAGGTGTGTGTGCACTCACCACACAGCAGGAGAACACTGTGAAAGGTGTGGCCCACTCTACAATGACCAGTCCTGGAAGCCAGCCAATGGCAGCAGTGGGGAGCCACACCCGTGTCATA GGTGTGAGTGTCACGGCCATGCAGAGAGCTGTCATTTCTCCAAGAGGGCGTGGCTGTCCTTGGAGGGCACCAGTGGGGGTGTCTGTGACGACTGCCAACACAATACAGCTGGGCGCAGGTGCCAGCGCTGTCGCCACGGTTACCACCGCCAACCAGCCATGCCCCTCAACTCCCCCCACATCTGCACAC GTTGTTGGTGTGACCCACTGGGCTCATTACCAGCCATCTCTGGGGAGGAGGGCCGATGGTGCCACCCCAGGAGTGGACAGTGCCATTGCAGACCTGGTGTGGGGGGAACAGGCTGCAACCACTGCCTCCCTGGATACTGGGGCTTTGGGGGAGAGGGGTGCAAACCCTGTGCTTGTCCCCAAAACTGTGACCCCCACACTGGGCTCTGCCTGGACAG CTATGCAAATAACCAGGTTTTAAATATACCTATGGGAGGCAAGATTCTTGCCATGGACCATGCCTTGACCACTGAGGGTGAGCCAGTGTGGTCAAAGCAACTGGCAGTCTCTGCCTTGCACTACACAG GGAAATGCAGTTGTAAGGAGAGAAAGTTGAGGAGTGTCTCAGATCTCTGCAAGACCAAATATGCCTATG TGATCAAAGCCAGTGTGTTGTCAGCTCATGACAAGGGGAGCCACGCAGAGGTACAGGTCAAAGTTTGCAAGGTCCTGCGTTCAGGACAGGTGCCTCTCTCCCAGGGCACCCACAGTATATACCCCCTCTCCTGGACTAGCCGGGGATGCACCTGCCCCATCCTTAATCCAG GTGTGGAGTACCTACTGGCGGGTCCagaagaggtagagacagagcggCTGCTGGTCACCATGCAGAGTGTGGTGGTTCCCTGGACCCCTCAACTGGGGACCCACATATCGGAGGGCCTAAGGCAGGGCTGCCCAGAACACCCTCTCCAAACCCATAACAGAGCAATTTAA